Proteins from a single region of Hevea brasiliensis isolate MT/VB/25A 57/8 unplaced genomic scaffold, ASM3005281v1 Scaf4, whole genome shotgun sequence:
- the LOC131177316 gene encoding actin-interacting protein 1-2-like, translating to MVLLVMLFFLPFPCAWIWRVRFQGDQCGDANSIDISSQPKDFSLALLNPGLALVTIDSGVVMLRGTKIVSTINLGFSVTASAIAHDGSEAIIGGHDGKLHVYSITGDNLKEEAVLEKRHGAVSVIRYSPDVSIFAAGDANREAIVWDRVSREVPCSPNLI from the coding sequence aTGGTTCTGCTCGTAATGCTTttctttcttccctttccctgtgCCTGGATTTGGAGAGTTCGTTTTCAAGGGGACCAATGTGGAGATGCCAATTCCATTGACATTAGCAGTCAACCAAAAGACTTTAGTCTTGCCCTTCTCAATCCTGGGCTTGCTTTGGTCACAATTGATTCAGGTGTTGTCATGCTCCGTGGCACAAAAATAGTGTCAACAATCAATCTTGGTTTTTCGGTGACAGCATCTGCAATTGCACATGATGGAAGTGAAGCAATCATAGGTGGGCATGATGGCAAATTGCATGTATATTCTATAACAGGTGACAATCTTAAGGAAGAAGCAGTACTTGAGAAACGTCATGGGGCTGTCAGTGTCATACGTTACTCTCCAGATGTTTCAATTTTTGCAGCTGGTGATGCAAATAGAGAAGCTATTGTTTGGGACCGAGTCTCCCGAGAGGTACCTTGTTCTCCTAATTTAATTTGA
- the LOC110636779 gene encoding multicopper oxidase LPR1 homolog 1-like — MKMIMKMEKSSWAVLLLIMVSCSISMAQPSPVTEATLHEIAASLQMYVDELPEMPKLFGYTTNKYGSPNPAKLTIGMYQIKWKFHRDFPATTVFAYGTSAATATVPGPTIEAIKGVPTSVTWQNFLPQSHILPWDPTVPTAIPKHGGVPTVVHLHGGVHPPTSDGHALAWFTAGFRETGPTWSQRTYTYPNVQHSGNLWYHDHAVGLTRVNLLAGLIAAYVIRDPYLDAKLKLPMGPEFDRHLMIVDRSFYKDGSLYMNYTGINPTIHPQWQPEYFGDAVIVNGKAWPYLEVKRRKYRFRIINAANARYFRFSLSNGLSFIQVGSDASYLPYPISTPTILLAPSEIADVIIDFSKASAKESVLTNDAPYPYPTGNSVDELNSKIMKFIINPKSPTPPDTSRVPPNLVEYQTASTAGAAVTRYIVMYEYQSQTGAPTHLYINGKRFEDPVTETPKSGSTEVWEVINLTGDNHPLHVHLGTIQALKAQELVDLSTFSACMSVKNDAIACNVSKHATGKVINTPENEKTWKNTVKIEPGYQTTVVVKFNLVENNKAKAYPFDASAEPGYVYHCHILDHEDNAMIRPLKLLP; from the exons ATGAAGATGATCATGAAGATGGAGAAATCATCATGGGCAGTTCTACTCTTAATCATGGTAAGCTGTAGCATATCTATGGCACAACCTAGCCCAGTTACAGAAGCAACTCTGCATGAAATTGCTGCTTCTCTTCAAATGTACGTTGATGAACTTCCAGAGATGCCTAAGCTCTTTGGTTACACCACCAACAAATATGGATCTCCCAACCCAGCCAAACTCACTATTGGCATGTATCAGATCAAATGG aAATTTCACCGCGATTTCCCAGCCACAACTGTATTTGCTTACGGAACATCGGCTGCAACCGCCACTGTACCTGGCCCCACTATAGAGGCAATTAAAGGAGTACCTACATCTGTGACGTGGCAAAATTTTCTCCCTCAATCTCACATACTCCCGTGGGATCCAACGGTCCCAACAGCCATCCCTAAGCACGGAGGTGTCCCCACTGTTGTTCATCTCCACGGTGGGGTCCATCCACCAACATCGGACGGTCATGCTTTAGCTTGGTTCACAGCAGGATTTCGTGAGACTGGGCCTACATGGTCTCAACGAACGTATACTTACCCTAACGTGCAACACTCTGGTAATCTCTGGTACCATGATCATGCAGTTGGTCTGACACGTGTCAATCTCCTAGCTGGTTTGATTGCAGCCTATGTAATTCGCGATCCATATCTCGACGCAAAATTAAAACTCCCAATGGGCCCAGAGTTTGATCGTCATTTAATGATCGTCGACCGAAGCTTTTACAAAGATGGTTCGTTGTACATGAATTACACTGGAATCAATCCCACAATACACCCGCAATGGCAACCGGAATACTTCGGTGACGCTGTTATTGTCAACGGTAAAGCTTGGCCTTATCTTGAGGTCAAACGAAGAAAATACAGATTCCGCATAATCAACGCCGCCAATGCAAGATACTTCCGTTTTTCCTTATCCAACGGCTTATCTTTTATCCAAGTAGGATCAGATGCATCATACCTACCTTATCCAATCTCTACACCCACCATACTCCTAGCTCCTTCGGAGATTGCTGACGTCATCATTGATTTCTCGAAAGCATCTGCCAAAGAATCCGTTTTGACCAATGATGCTCCATACCCGTACCCGACTGGTAATTCGGTTGACGAGCTGAACAGTAAGATCATGAAGTTCATCATTAACCCTAAATCACCGACACCGCCTGATACATCACGAGTCCCACCAAATTTGGTTGAATATCAGACGGCATCAACAGCAGGAGCAGCAGTTACAAGGTACATTGTGATGTACGAGTACCAAAGTCAAACCGGAGCTCCAACCCATTTATACATAAATGGGAAAAGATTTGAAGATCCGGTAACGGAGACGCCAAAATCCGGCAGCACAGAAGTATGGGAAGTGATAAACCTGACCGGCGATAATCACCCATTACACGTCCATCTCGGTACAATTCAAGCACTTAAAGCGCAGGAGCTGGTGGATTTATCTACATTCAGTGCGTGCATGAGTGTTAAGAACGATGCAATTGCATGCAACGTGAGTAAGCACGCAACTGGGAAGGTGATTAATACGCCGGAAAACGAGAAGACTTGGAAGAACACGGTGAAGATTGAACCTGGGTACCAGACGACGGTGGTGGTTAAGTTTAATTTGGTTGAGAATAACAAAGCAAAGGCGTATCCTTTTGACGCAAGTGCAGAACCAGGTTATGTGTATCACTGCCAT ATTTTGGATCATGAAGATAATGCTATGATACGTCCACTGAAGCTTCTTCCTTGA